A single window of Anomaloglossus baeobatrachus isolate aAnoBae1 chromosome 5, aAnoBae1.hap1, whole genome shotgun sequence DNA harbors:
- the LOC142312266 gene encoding oocyte zinc finger protein XlCOF29-like: MDMDRDKMAERILPLTLEILFRLTGEDYTVVKKTSSERCQTPVSEGWGRPLSPITGPPPHPPIHEDINDQKILELTYKMIELLTGEVTLLGMLGHYTVTL, from the exons atggatatggacagggacaagatggcggagaggatattacccctcaccctagagatcctcttccggcttactggagag gattacacagtagtgaagaagacctctagtgagcgctgtcagacccctgtgtctgagggatggggaagacccctgagcccaatcacggggcctccacctcaccccccgatacatgaggacatcaatgaccagaagatcctagaactcacctacaagatgattgagctgctgactggagaggtgacactgctgggaatgctgggacattatacagtaacgctatga